One stretch of Arachis hypogaea cultivar Tifrunner chromosome 20, arahy.Tifrunner.gnm2.J5K5, whole genome shotgun sequence DNA includes these proteins:
- the LOC112784558 gene encoding uncharacterized protein, protein MNPDIMNIVHEDLRYLARGPSRYAKRFSTFSINGFSFRTTNRDKGLKTQNSGVFLMSSTPCVASASDADVRNADLSYYAKLEDIIELNYNGQFRVTLFKCKWADTTRERGCRKDNWGFTSVNFSRVIHSGLLVKDVHNLPEGLRIVVNFDRQHAAIGEAAGLLAGICGQLATDCVAFPISFDKWSDIPESFFENQWNIFFQARFCFKVCDSLAKRFLLQSLGKKWREHRIKLWNEFYDPRLSKTEIINNTPEDIALDQWALFVEYRLKPETQNLCKRNQEIRQKQIIPHTSGAKSIARRRAELTEETGKEVSRVQMWDITHKKIDGSYVNEKAKEIAEKIEAYSSQ, encoded by the exons ATGAACCCAGATATTATGAATATTGTGCATGAGGATTTGAGATACTTAGCAAGGGGTCCATCACGATATGCCAAGAGGTTTTCTACATTTAGTATTAATGGTTTCTCCTTTCGAACTACCAATCGAGACAAAGGGTTAAAGACCCAGAATAGTGGAGTTTTTTTAATGTCTTCAACTCCTTGTGTTGCTAGCGCTAGTGATGCTGATGTTAGGAATGCTGATTTGTCATATTATGCCAAACTAGAAGATATTATAGAACTAAACTACAATGGCCAATTTCGGGTTACTTTATTCAAATGTAAATGGGCTGACACCACTAGAGAACGGGGCTGTAGAAAGGATAATTGGGGTTTTACTTCTGTTAATTTTTCACGAGTAATACACAGTGGTTTATTAGTGAAGGATGTGCATAATTTGCCAGAAGGTTTGCGCATAGTTGTCAATTTTGATAGACAACATGCAGCAATAGGAGAAGCAGCCGGACTCCTTGCAGGAATTTGTGGGCAATTGGCCACTGATTGTGTAGCATTTCCAATCAGTTTTGATAAGTGGTCAGACATTCCAGAGagcttttttgaaaatcaatggaATATTTTTTTCCAA GCTCGATTTTGCTTCAAAGTATGTGATAGCTTGGCCAAACGATTTCTGCTCCAATCGCTTGGCAAAAAATGGAGGGAACATAGGATAAAGCTTTGGAATGAGTTTTATGATCCGAGGTTGAGTAAAACCGAGATCATAAATAATACACCAGAAGATATTGCTCTTGATCAATGGGCTTTATTCGTAGAATATCGTTTGAAACCTGAAACTCAG AATCTTTGTAAGAGGAATCAAGAAATTCGGCAAAAACAAATAATTCCTCATACTTCAGGTGCTAAATCAATTGCAAGAAGAAGGGCTGAATTG ACGGAAGAGACGGGAAAAGAAGTTAGTAGGGTTCAAATGTGGGACATCACTCACAAGAAAATAGATGGAAGTTATGTTAATGAAAAGGCTAAAGAAATAGCG gaGAAGATTGAAGCATATAGCAGTCAATAA
- the LOC114926088 gene encoding uncharacterized protein — protein sequence MSIDKSWIGKPRTTHEYKDGLNKFLDFAFEHRSLAGRQIKCPCPVCGFGKWQTREKVFEHLIVKPFLENYKVWYWHGEEVVGVGSQVHQTSHIVQDDSTSQHPMVTMLNDAFGVAGPDLNEDGDGDEDNIEDGDGDNAENEEHNGENVEFYKLLEVGNEQLYEGCTKYSKLSFLISLYHIKCLYRISDKAMTEILKLLKDAFGNAKISITFYEAKKTINKLGLNYTKIPACPNDCMLYWGEDEDLQECKRCKTSKWSDAKKKKPAKILRYFPLKPRLQRLFMCSKTAQSMQWHALAEKKDSKMRHPRDSEAWKTFDLLHDRFAEDPRNVHLGLAADGFNPFGAMCTNYSVWPVVLIPYNRPPWECMKPTSLILSMIIPGEKMPGNNIDVYLQPLIKELKDLWYDGVQTLDRFRNEMFTLRAALMWTISDFPGLGNLSGWNIHSKYACPTCNFSTDSYRLKHGGKWYFLGHRRFLERGHKFRLSRAKFNGKVELRDPPAVLTGSEILEQLEGINVSFGKELQESKGKRIRRKVVEEDDESGMWRKKSIFFDLPYWESNLLRHNLDVMHIEKNVCNNVLYTLLNETGRSKDNLKARKNLKEMGIRKDLWPDENGRYHPSLFTMSNSMKDIFLRTIKNIRVPDGLSSNISRCVDLKQRKLSGLKSHDCHVLMQQLLPIAIRNVLPDKVTAVLIELSSFFQQLCSKSLSLTELEKLQPRIILTLCHLEMLFPPSFFTIMVHLTCHLVDEAKLGGPVHYRWMYPIERYLGHLKSYVRNKAKSEGSIAEGYVAEEVLTFCSRYLEGIETRFNRPPRVDDRPDDNYSTHVDSLFPQMGNSKGAFTVFELSPMEKKTSTSICGFKLSICQTVY from the exons ATGTCAATCGATAAGTCATGGATTGGAAAACCACGAACCACGCATGAGTATAAAGATGGTTTAAACAAGTTTTTGGATTTTGCTTTTGAGCATCGATCTCTCGCGGGTCGTCAGATTAAATGCCCTTGTCCGGTGTGTGGTTTTGGCAAGTGGCAAACAAGAGAGAAAGTTTTTGAACATTTAATAGTCAAGCCATTTCTAGAAAACTACAAAGTTTGGTATTGGCATGGTGAAGAAGTAGTTGGAGTTGGGTCACAAGTTCATCAAACTAGTCACATTGTACAAGATGATTCGACATCTCAGCATCCAATGGTAACAATGCTCAATGACGCATTTGGAGTTGCTGGACCTGACTTGAATGAAGATGGAGATGGAGATGAAGACAACATAGAAGATGGAGATGGAGACAATGCAGAAAATGAAGAGCACAATGGAGAAAATGTAGAATTTTACAAGTTGTTAGAAGTTGGCAATGAACAATTGTATGAAGGGTGCACAAAGTATTCAAAATTGTCTTTCTTAATTAGTCTGTATCACATAAAGTGCTTATATAGAATAAGCGACAAAGCCATGACCGAAATTCTCAAATTATTAAAAGATGCCTTTGGAAATGCAAAGATTTCAATTACATTTTATGAGGCCAAGAAAACCATAAATAAACTAGGGCTTAATTATACCAAGATACCTGCTTGCCCTAATGACTGCATGTTATATTGGGGGGAGGATGAAGATTTGCAAGAATGCAAAAGATGCAAGACATCTAAATGGAGCGAtgctaaaaagaagaaaccagCAAAGATCTTGCGATACTTTCCACTAAAACCAAGACTTCAACGATTATTCATGTGTTCTAAGACTGCTCAATCAATGCAATGGCATGCTTTGGCAGAAAAGAAAGATTCGAAGATGAGGCATCCGCGGGATTCTGAAGCTTGGAAGACATTTGATTTACTTCATGATAGGTTTGCCGAAGATCCTCGAAATGTACATCTTGGTCTTGCAGCTGATGGATTCAACCCCTTTGGAGCTATGTGTACAAACTATAGCGTTTGGCCAGTGGTGCTTATTCCATACAATCGGCCTCCATGGGAGTGTATGAAGCCAACATCACTTATCTTGTCAATGATTATTCCTGGAGAGAAAATGCCGGGGAACAACATAGACGTATACTTACAACCTCTTATTAAAGAGTTAAAAGATTTGTGGTATGATGGTGTTCAAACATTAGATAGGTTCAGGAATGAAATGTTTACATTGCGAGCAGCATTAATGTGGACAATTAGTGATTTTCCAGGCCTTGGTAACTTATCTGGGTGGAATATACACAGTAAATATGCTTGTCCTACATGTAACTTCAGCACTgattcatatagattaaagcatggTGGAAAATGGTATTTTTTGGGGCATCGCCGTTTCTTAGAAAGGGGTCATAAGTTTAGGCTAAGTCGTGCAAAATTTAATGGAAAAGTTGAGTTGAGGGATCCCCCAGCAGTACTAACAGGATCAGAAATATTGGAACAACTTGAAGGAATCAATGTTTCATTTGGGAAAGAACTACAGGAAAGTAAAGGTAAGAGGATTCGACGAAAAGTtgttgaagaagatgatgaatcggGGATGTGGAGGAAGAAAAGCATATTTTTTGATCTTCCTTATTGGGAGTCTAACTTATTGCGCCATAATCTAGATGTTATGCACATTGAAAAGAATGTTTGCAACAATGTATTATACACTTTGCTCAATGAGACTGGAAGGTCAAAGGATAATCTCAAAGCTCGTAAGAATCTTAAAGAAATGGGTATAAGGAAAGATTTATGGCCAGATGAAAATGGGAGATATCATCCATCTTTGTTCACAATGTCAAATTCCATGAAAGATATATTCTTGCGTACTATAAAGAATATTAGAGTACCAGATGGTCTCTCGAGTAACATTTCACGGTGTGTTGACCTGAAGCAAAGAAAGCTTTCTGGATTGAAGAGCCATGATTGCCACGTTCTTATGCAGCAACTATTACCCATTGCCATACGTAATGTGCTGCCAGATAAAGTTACTGCAGTGCTAATAGAGTTGTCTTCATTCTTTCAGCAGTTGTGCTCTAAAAGCTTAAGTCTTACAGAACTTGAGAAGCTCCAACCTCGAATTATCCTTACCCTTTGTCATTTAGAAATGTTGTTTCCTCCTTCTTTCTTTACAATCATGGTTCATTTAACTTGTCATCTAGTTGATGAAGCAAAACTCGGAGGACCAGTACACTATAGGTGGATGTATCCTATTGAGAG GTATTTAGGTCATTTGAAGTCCTATGTACGAAACAAAGCTAAATCAGAAGGTTCTATAGCTGAGGGATACGTGGCTGAAGAAGTTCTTACATTTTGCTCTCGATACTTAGAAGGGATTGAGACAAGATTTAATAGGCCACCACGTGTTGATGATCGTCCGGATGATAATTACAGTACACATGTCGATTCCCTTTTTCCACAAATGGGGAACTCAAAGGGAGCTTTCACAGTATTTGAGTTGTCACCTATGGAAAAAAAAACAAGCACATCGATATGTGGTTTTAAATTGTCCATATGTCAAACCGTTTATTGA
- the LOC112784907 gene encoding UDP-glycosyltransferase 74G1: protein MGEKMIKTKHVAHCLVLAYPGQGHINPMIQFSKRLSHKGIKITLVTTLSFWNQTNNNDNNFSPAIELESISDGYDDGGHLAAATLEIYKDTFWKVGRQTLSNLIRKLGSSSCNYNNVPVDCVVYDAFMPWALDVAKEFGILGAAFFTQPCAVNNVYFHVHKKLIELPLSESEYSLPGLVKLLPQELPSFLYEYGSYPGYFDIVTDQFSNIHKADWVLANTFDELEQEVIEWLSKIWPLKTIGPCVPSMYLDKRLQHDKDYGISIHNQNIDACIEWLNDKPKGSVVYVSFGSMAGLSEKQTEELAYGLKNSNYYFMWVVRASEQNKLPKGTFLDTLEKGLIVTWCPQLQVLTHDAVGCFISHCGWNSTLEALSLGVPMIAMPLWTDQTINAKYIKDVWNMGLKVVVDEVEGVVKRETIGNCIKEIMESEKGNGIKENAIKWKNLAKDSVDEGGSSDKNIEEFVAKLAHYAAAK, encoded by the exons ATGGGAGAGAAAATGATCAAAACCAAACATGTAGCTCACTGTTTGGTCTTGGCCTACCCAGGACAAGGCCACATAAACCCCATGATTCAGTTCTCTAAGCGTTTATCACACAAAGGAATCAAGATCACACTTGTAACCACTCTTTCCTTTTGGAACCAAACCAACAACAATGACAATAATTTCTCTCCGGCTATCGAACTGGAGAGCATCTCAGACGGGTATGACGACGGCGGCCATTTAGCCGCCGCCACCCTAGAGATCTACAAAGACACCTTCTGGAAGGTTGGACGCCAAACTCTATCAAACCTTATTCGCAAACTCGGAAGTAGTAGTTGCAATTACAATAATGTCCCTGTGGATTGTGTTGTTTATGATGCTTTCATGCCTTGGGCGCTTGATGTTGCAAAAGAGTTTGGAATCCTTGGTGCAGCGTTCTTCACTCAGCCATGTGCCGTGAACAACGTATACTTCCATGTTCACAAGAAGTTGATTGAGTTGCCACTTTCGGAATCGGAATATTCGTTGCCGGGGTTGGTTAAGCTTTTGCCACAAGAGTTGCCATCTTTCTTGTATGAGTATGGATCCTATCCTGGCTACTTTGACATCGTTACGGATCAGTTTTCAAACATTCATAAGGCAGATTGGGTGCTTGCAAACACATTTGATGAACTCGAACAAGAG GTTATTGAATGGTTGTCAAAGATTTGGCCACTGAAGACAATAGGACCATGTGTACCATCTATGTACCTAGACAAAAGACTCCAACATGACAAGGACTATGGTATCAGTATCCATAACCAAAACATAGATGCTTGCATTGAATGGCTCAATGACAAGCCCAAAGGTTCAGTTGTGTATGTCTCTTTTGGGAGCATGGCAGGTCTTAGTGAGAAACAAACCGAGGAACTAGCTTATGGTTTGAAAAATAGTAACTATTATTTCATGTGGGTGGTTAGAGCTTCAGAACAAAACAAACTTCCAAAGGGAACATTTTTGGACACATTAGAAAAGGGTTTAATAGTTACATGGTGTCCTCAATTACAAGTGTTAACACATGATGCTGTTGGGTGCTTTATTTCACATTGTGGTTGGAATTCTACATTGGAGGCTTTGAGCTTAGGTGTTCCTATGATTGCAATGCCACTTTGGACTGACCAAACCATAAATGCAAAGTATATTAAGGATGTTTGGAACATGGGGCTCAAGGTTGTGGTTGATGAGGTGGAAGGTGTGGTTAAAAGAGAAACTATTGGGAATTGCATAAAGGAAATTATGGAGAGTGAGAAAGGGAATGGAATTAAGGAAAATGCCATCAAATGGAAGAATCTTGCTAAGGATTCTGTTGATGAGGGGGGAAGTTCTGATAAGAATATTGAAGAGTTTGTGGCAAAGTTGGCTCATTATGCTGCTGCCAAATGA